The Rhodothermus marinus DSM 4252 DNA segment CTCAGGAGCGGGTGCGGCCGCTGGCCCGGCCGGAGGTGGAAATTGCGGTAGCCGAACTGTTGCCCTGACATGGAGGCGGTGCAGACATATCGCTGGACGCGCGAGGCCTTCGAAAAACTGGCCGAAGTCGGGCTCGTCGACCCCGACGCCCGCCTCGAACTCATCGACGGCGAAATCCTCCAGAAAATGAGCCCGCAATCCAGCCGGCACGCCGCGGCCATTCGTCGGATCGAAGAGACGCTCCGGCGCTTCTTTCCGCTGGACCGATATGACGTGCGCGTGCAGTTGCCGCTGGCACTGGGCCCCTACAGCGAGCCGGAGCCCGACGTGGCCGTCGTCGAAGGCACCATCGACGACTACGTCGAGGCGCATCCTTCGACGGCGGTGCTGGTGGTGGAGGTGGCCGATGCCTCGCTGCAGTTCGACCGCACGCGCAAGGCTGCGCTCTACGCCCGCGCCGGCATCCCCGACTACTGGATCGTCAACCTCCTCGACGGCGTGCTCGAAGTCTACCGTCGGCCCGAAAACGACACCTACCAGCAACGCATGGTGCTGGCCCCGCATGAACAGATTGCGCCCCTGGCGCAGCCCGGGGCTTCCCTTGAAGTTGCCCGGTTGTTTCCTGAATCTCGCGCTTAACCTGCTGTGCATATGGCAACGAACGGAGCCCAGAGTAAAGCCGGAGACTGGCGGAATCACAAGCGGGTGCTGCTCCCGCCCATTCGGGATCTGCACCGGCTGGAAGTCTACGAAGCGCACGGGGGCTACCAGACCCTGCGCGAAGTGCTGACCTCCGACCGCTGGGATCCCAAGTCGGTCATCGAAGAAGTCAAAAAGAGCAAGCTGCGCGGACGGGGCGGCGCCGGCTTCCCCACCGGGCTGAAGTGGAGCTTCATGCCCCCGGTGGACGATCGGCCCCGCTTCCTGTGCTGCAACGGCGACGAAAGCGAGCCGGGCACGTTCAAGGACCGCCAGCTCATGGAGTTCAATCCCCACCAGATTTTCGAGGGGATTCTGATCGCCTGCTACGCCATGTCGGTGCGCACGTGCTACCTGTACGTGCGCGGCGAATTTGCCCGGTGGATCGAGCACATGGAGCGGGAGCTGGAAAAGCTCTACGCGAAAGGCTACGTGGGGAAAAACATTATGGGCACGGACTTCTCGGCCGACATCGTGATCCACAAGGGAGCCGGGGCCTACATCTGCGGCGAGGAGTCCAGCCTGATGGAGTCGGTCGAGGGCAAGCGGGCCTACCCGCGCATCAAGCCGCCGTTTCCAGCCCAGCGAGGCCTGTGGGGCTACCCCACCACGATCAACAACGTGGAGACGCTGGCGAACGTCCCGCTCATTCTGCGCAACGGCGGCGAGTGGTTCGCGTCCATCGGCGCGCCCAACCATCCCGGTCCGGTGCTCTACGGCATCTCGGGCCACGTCAACCGCCCCGGCGTCTATGAATACCCCACCGGCATGCTGATCACCGACCTGATCTACGAGGTGGCCGGAGGCATCCGCGGGGGTAAAAAGCTCAAGGCCGTCATCCCGGGCGGAAGCTCCACACCGCCCCTGCGGGCCGACATGATCGACGGCGTGACGATGGACGCCGAGTCGCTGCGCGAGGCCGGCTCGATGATGGGCACGGCCGGCCTGCTCGTGCTCGACGAAGACACCGACATGGTCTCGTGGCTGCGACGCGTGGCGCACTTCTACGCGCACGAAAGCTGCGGCCAGTGCACGCCCTGCCGCGAGGGCACCGGCTGGCTCGAAAACATCCTCACGCGCATCGACGAGGGCGAAGGCCGCCTGCGCGACCTGGACCTGCTGCTGGACCTGTGCGACCAGATGGAAGGCCGCACGGTCTGCGCCCTGGCCGACGCCGCCGCCTGGCCCGTACGCTACACCATCCTGCGCTTCCGCGAAGAGTTCGAGGCCAGGTGCAAGCCCAGCCTGGTCCCGACGGGCATCGATCTGACGCCAACCAGCTGACTCCATGCGCTACGCCTCCTACCCGCCTTCGCTGAACGACCTGCTCTTCGAGGAGACGGTGCGGGCGCTCCTGCCCGACCTCGGAGAGGCGGCCATGCGGATGCGGTTGGACGAGCTTCCCAAATTCCTGGACCCGGACTTCGTCGAGCGGCGCATGAACCAGTTGCACCGCTATCGGGCCTGGGCCATGGCGGGCATGATTTTCGGCTTTCTGGCCATCGTGCTGTTGCTGGTGGCGGCGATCTTTCGCCTTGCGCTCCCCGACTATGTGCTGTTTCCGACCTCGTTTCTGTCGCTTTCCGCTCCCTACTGGGGGTTTCGGTATGCCCGACTGGGCTATTTTCTGTACGCCTACCGGATGCTCAACCACTTTGTCTACGACCTGATCGTTTATAAAGACTACCGTCCGGCGCTCCATCAGTTGACCGACCAAACCTGAACGCACCATGCCCCGGATTACCATAGACGGCACGGTTTACGAATTCGAAGGGCGGCCTAAGCTGTTGCAGTTCTTCCTCGATCACGGCATCGAGCTGCCCCACTTCTGCTACCACCCGGCGCTATCGATCCCGGCCAACTGTCGCCAGTGCCTGGTGGAGGTGGGCATGCCGGTCATCGACCGGGAGACCGGCAAACCGAAGCTCGACGAAAACGGCCAGCCCGTCATCCAGTTCATGCCCAAGCTCCAGACGAGCTGCTCGCTCGACATGGCCGACGGGATGGTCGTCAAAACGCATCGCACCAGCGAGAAGGTGGCGCGCGCTCAGCGCGACACCCTGGAATTTCTGCTGATCAACCACCCGCTCGACTGCCCGATCTGCGATCAGGCTGGCAAATGTCCGCTCCAGATTCAGGCCTACAAGTACGGGCCTGAAGGCTCCCGCTTCGAGTTTCTCAAGGTGCACAAGCCCAAGCGGGTAAAGCTGGGCCCCCGCGTCATGCTCGACGCCGAGCGGTGCATCAACTGCACGCGCTGCGTGCGTTTCACCGATGAGATTTCCAAGAGCCACCAGCTCACCATCATCGAGCGCGGGGTCAGGAACTATCCGATCACGCCGCCCGGCGTGGAGTTCGATGATCCCTACTCCATGAACGTGATCGACCTGTGCCCGGTGGGCGCGCTGACGTCCATCGACGCCCGCTTCAAGGCGCGCCCCTGGGAGATGAGCGCCACGCCCTCGATCACGATCACCAACGCGAAGGGCTCCAACTGCTACTACTGGGTGCGCGACAACCTGATCGTCGAGATCACGGCGCGCGCCAATGCGGCCGTCAACGGCTACTGGCTGCCCGACGAAGACCGGCTCGACTACCATCGCTTCAACGAAAACCGCCCGGACGGCCCCGAGGTGCGTCGCGACGGTCGGCTCGTGCGCGTGAGCTGGGAAGAAGCCTACGACCGGGCGGCCGAGCTGCTTGCGGGCATCGACGGCCGTCGCATCCTGTTCCTGGGCTCGGCCTACGCGACCGTCGAGGACAACTACCTGCTCAAGCGGCTGGCCGAGGCGCTGGGCGCCGACACGCCCGTTTACATTCCCCACATCGAGCCCGGCCACGGCGACGGCTGGCTCCGCACCGACGACCGCACCCCCAACGCCCAGGGTTGCCAGCGTCTGGGCATCCTGCCCGTCGACGAAGCCCTTGTGCGGAGCCGCCTCGAAAGCGGCGACATCCAGGCGGTGTACGTGCTCGAAGACGACCCGGTCGGCTCCGGGCTCTTCACGGCCGAGGCGCTGGCCGACATTCCCGTCATCCTGCATTATTACAACACGACCAACCAGACGCTGGCCGTGGCCGACGTGGCGCTCCCGGCCGCCACGGTGGTCGAGACCGTCGGGACCTACGTCAACTGCGACGGGCATGCCCAGCGCGTGCGCCCGGCCAAAGCCATCCGCACAGTCAACCGCGTGTTGATGCAGGAAATCGGCAAAAGCCGCCTGGACCAGCACGGTACGCCTTACGACCGCTGGTACAACGAAAAGCACCAGGTGGACTGCAAGCCGAGCTGGGAAATCCTGCCCGAGGTGGCCGAACGGCTGGGCCATCCGCTCCGCTACAAGGGGCCGAAGTACATCATGCAGGAGATCGCCGAGACGATCCCGGCTTTCGCTGGCGCCACCTACGAGGCGATGGGCCTGGAGGGCGTCCGCCTTGCCGAGATCGGCGCCGAGGTGTAGGCCAGTCCGCTCACCGAAAAAAGCAACCCCGTGCGCAGGAACGCACGGGTTTTTTTTCATTACATCAAGCCCATTCCGTCAAGGGGCGCAAGCACCACGGCCGCGATCAGCCCGGCACCATTTCCAGCTGCAGCAGACGTTCGTAGGCCGGAAACGTCAGGAATTCGATGAAGGAATCGGACAGCACCAGGTAGTCGAGCACCTCGGCCGCCTCGCGGTAATGGGCCGTGTCGCGCCCGCCCAGTTTCGCCAGCTCTTCTTCGCGCACCTGCGCGTACAGCTCCGGCGTGATGGGCCGGCCGTCGTCCAGACGCGCCTCGCGGTGGACCCACTGCCAGAGCTGCGCGCGGGCGATCTCGGCCGTGGCCGCGTCTTCCATCAGATTGAAGATCGCGGCCGCCCCGTTGCCCGAGAACCACTGGTTCAGATACTGCAACGCCACGCTTACGTTGTTGCGCAGGCCGCCTTCGGTAATGCGCCCGCCCGGCACCCGGAAGTCCAGCAGATCGTCGGCCGTCACCTGCACATCCTCACGCAACCGGTCTTTCTGGTGCGGCCGATCGCCCAGATAGCGATCGAACACCTCCTCGGCCACCGGTACCAGATCGGGATGGGCCACCCAGGTGCCGTCGAAGCCCTGTCCGGCCTCCCGCTCCTTGTCTTTGCGCACTTCGGCCAGCGCGCGTTCGTTGACCGCCGGATCGCGCCGCGAGGGAATGAAGGCGGCCATGCCGCCGATGGCATGCGCGCCGCGCCGGTGGCAGGTTTTCACCAGCAGTTCCGTGTAGGCATACATGAACGGTACGGTCATCGTCACCTGCGCCCGGTCCGGAAAGATGGGCGCCGTCGCATGGAATTTTTTGATACAACTGAAGATGTAATCCCAGCGCCCGGCGTTCAGTCCGGCGGCATGATCCCGCAGCTCGTAGAGAATTTCCTCCATTTCCAGCGCGGCCAGGATCGTCTCGATCAGCACGGTGGCCCGGATTGTCCCGCGCGGGATGCCCAGGTAATCCTGCGCAAAATTGAACACCTCGTTCCAGAGCCGCGCTTCCAGATGGCTTTCCAGCTTCGGCAGATAGAAATACGGTCCACTTCCCCGCTCCAGGAGTTCTCGGGCATTGTGGAAGAAGTACAGGCCAAAGTCGAACAGTGAGGCGCTGACGGGCTCGCCGTCGATCCAGACGTGCCGCTCTTCCAGATGCCACCCACGCGGCCGCACCAGCAGCGTGGCCAGCTTCTCCCCCAGCCGGTATTCCTTCCCTTCCGGCGAGGTGTACTCCAGCGTGCGGCGTACGGCGTCGATCAGGTTCTTCTGACCGCGCACCACGTTTTCCCAGGTGGGCGAGAGCGCGTCCTCGAAGTCGGCCATGAAGACCCGTGCCCCGGAGTTCAGCGCGTTGATCATCATCTTGCGATCTACCGGCCCGGTGATCTCCACACGCCGATCCTGCAGATCGTCCGGACAGGGCGCCACCTTCCAGTCGCCCTCGCGGATGTGCCGCGTGTGCGGCAGAAAATCGGGGCGTTCTCCTTCGAGCAGCCGTGCCCAGATCTCCGCGCGGCGGGCCAGCAATCCCTTACGCACCGCATTGAACTCACGGTGCAGTCCGGCCACGAAGTCCAGCGCTTCAGGAGTCAGCACCTGTTCGGCTTCGGGCAGCCGCGCGCCTCGAATCTCAATGCCTTGCATGGGTCCCTCCAGAAATGGTTGCCGGTTGCGCTGCCCCAAACTTACAACTCCCTCTTGACTTTGTCAATATATGAAATTAATTTCCATTGAACGAAAAACAAACCCGGATCAATCATGGCCACGCGAAAACCCGGACGTGCCCGCATCGGTGAGCCGACCGGGGTGCGGGCGCTGGAACGCGGGCTGCGCCTGCTCGAAGAGCTGGGCAGCGGCGAGGCGCTCTCGCTGTCCGAACTGGCGCGACGCGCCGAACTGACGCCGAGCACCACCTATCGGCTGCTGGAGACGTTGCGGCGGCGACACTTTGTCGACTGGGACGAGCTCTCCGGCCTCTGGCGCATCGGGCTACGGGCCTACCAGATCGGCCAGGCCTTCTGTCATCCGAACAGCCTTTCGTCGCTGGCGCTGGAAGCCATGCAGCGGCTGGTGGCCCGCATCAACGAGACGGTCAACCTGGCGGTGCTTGACGGGGCCGAGGCCGTTTACATTCAGCAGGTCGAAAGCCGCCAGATGCTGCGCATGTTCACGCAGTTGGGTGCCCGCGTGCCGTTGCACTGCACGGGCGTCGGGAAGGTGTTGCTGGCCTGGCGTTCGGAAGAAGAGGTGCGGCAGTTGCTGGGACCCGAACCGCTGGTGGCCTTTACGCCACACACGCTGACCCGGGTGGATGCCGTGCTGCAGGAACTGGAGCGGGTGCGCCGGCTGGGTTACGCGGTTGACCGGGAAGAGCGAGAGATCGGCGTGCGCTGTCTGGCCGCACCGGTGCGCGACGCGACGGGTCGTGTGGTGGCGGCGCTCAGCCTGTCGGCGCCGGCCGTGCGGCTTCCGGAGCGTCGCCTGGCCGAACTGGCCCCGGTCGTGCTGGAGACCACCCGGGATCTGTCGCTGCGGCTGGGCTGGCAGCCGGAGACGGCGCCGCTCCCGGTGGATCAGTCCAGCCCCACCTGAAAGCGGGCGCGCAGGCGTTGCACGTGCAGGGCCAGCGCGTTACGCAGTTCGTAGACGTCTTCGTAGAGCCTGTGGTATCGCTCGGTCGTCATGTAAGGCGCCGTGCGCAGTTCGGCGAGCGCCTCCAGGGCCCGGTTGGCCGTATTCAGCGCGTGGCGTGCGCACACGATGTTGCCGCCGAGCGTTTCGCGTTCGTAGCCCAGCAGGTGTCCTTCGGCCAGTTCCAGCGGGATCTGGGCCAGGCTGGCGCAGAAGTGTACCAGTGCACTGGTTTTGTGCGTGCCGGGCAGCCGGTTGGCCCATTCCTGCACGGCTTCGGCCAGCTGACGCGCCCGGGCCATCAGCGTCCGGCAGGCTTCTGCTTCGGGCAGCAACGTCTCCTCCTCTTCCCCGAAGAGGGCCTCCCCTTCGAAAAAGAAGCGTTCTTCGCGGGCCCGCAGCAGCCCGTCGATGGCCTCGGCGCTCCAGCCGCGCTCTTGCAGAAAAGCCCGAAGGCGCGTCTTCCAGGCACGCACCTGATCGGAAGACGCACCTTCGGGGTAGGGATCGTAGCGGGTAAACGTGAAATAGTCTTCCAGCAGGCGGTCGATCTGACGTCGCCGCGCCTTCAGGTAGGCTTCCCAGCGCTCCTCGTCCCAGATTTCACCCTCCCACGGCAGCATCGGACACGGCGATACTTCAGGTTGAAGGGGCGGCCGCCTGCTGGCCTACGGCTTCCACCACGGCCTTCATCAGCCGGGTCAGACAGGGTTCGGCCTCGGCGGCGGCGGCCAGCACCGCTTCGAGCGACAACGGCTCCAGCGCGTCCGGGAAGCATTCGTCCGTGATGACCGAGATGGCCATCACACGCAGATTCATGTGCCGGGCCACGATCACCTCGGGCACCGTGCTCATGCCCACGGCGTCGGCGCCGATGAGCCGCAGGAATCGGTATTCCGCCTTGGTTTCCAGGTTCGGCCCCAGCACGGCCACGTACACGCCCTGCTGCAGCTTGATGCCCAGTTCCAGCGCCTTTTCTTCGGCCAGCCGGCGCAATTCCGGATCGTAGGGCTCGCTCATGTCCGGGAAGCGCGGGCCCCATTCGTCGACGTTGGGGCCGACCAGCGGATTCTGGCCCTGCAAGTTGATGTGGTCGGTAATCAGCATCAGGTCGCCCCGCCGAAACAGCGGGTTCATGCCGCCGGCCGCATTCGAAATGAAGAGTGTATCGATGCCCAGCGTGGCCAGCACGCGCACCGGAAAGGTGACCTGACGGGGCGTGTACCCTTCGTACAGGTGAAAGCGTCCCTGCAGGGCATAGACCGGAACGCCGCTCAGGTGGCCGACGATCAGCCGGCCGTGGTGCGACTCGACCGTCGAGAGCGGAAAGTGCGGGATGTTGTCGTAGGAAAGCGTGGTTTCGGCTTCGATCTCGCGGGCCAGTTCGCCCAGCCCGGTTCCCAGAATGATACCCAAACGCGGCCGCAGTTGCGTGCGCTCGCGAATGTAAGCGGCCGCCTCTTCGACCTGGCGGCGGTACGTTTCGACGTCGAACAGCGACTCCTGCATGGCTTTTCCTTCAGTCCAGATCTCTCAGGATACGACGAATTTTTTCGAATTCCTCGTTCGCCTGCTCGGATTGCTCCGGAGGATTTTCCGGGGATTCGTCCGGCGTCCGGGAAGCCGGTGGCGTGCCCACAATGCTCCGCACCGTCCACCCTTTGCGTTCGGGGGGTGGCTCAGGCGGTGCAGGAGGCTCCGGAGGGGGCGCCGGATCCGGTGCGGTCGGCTCCGGCTCCATCGCTTCAGGTTCCGGCTGGAACGTAGCGAAGCGCGGCACCATGGGGGGCTCCTCAGGCTCCGGCTCGCTTTCCATGTCCAGCGCTGCTTCCTGCGGCATGGCCTCCTCGGGCGCCATCGCAGGCATCTCCGGAGCGGCTGAAGGCTCCGGCTCGACAGGGGCTTCGGCCTGCCCCTCGGCAGGCGCCGACGCCGGCGCGGCCTCGGAAACGGCCGCTGCTTCCGACGCCGCAGTCCGTGCCCGTTCTTCGAATTTGGCCAGCACCTCCATTTCCGCCCGCAGGAAGGCGCGCAGCCGGGCGATCAGCTCGTCGCGACGCTCCACCAGTTCGGCGATGCGCTGCTGCAGCTGACGACGCTCCTGCTCGGCCTGCCAGCGGATCTCGTCGGCCCGGGTCCGGGCCTCCTCCAGAATAAGCCGTGCTTTTCGCTCGGCCTGTTCTATCGTCTGGCGGGCGTTCTCGCGGGCCGTCTCCAGCGCCTGCTGCAGCGCTTCTTCGATCCGCCGGTAGTGTTCCAGCTTTTCTTCCAGCTCGCGGATGCGTTCGGCCTGTCGGCGCTGTTCATCCAGCACCTGCTGCCACTGCTCCGAGACGGTCTGCAGAAACGCCTGTACTTCTTCTACTTCGTAGCCACGAAAAGCGCGCGTAAATTCCTGCTTGCGGATGTCCAGCGGCGTGAGTTTCATGAGGGCGTACCGGATGCGTCAGGGTTCATTCAAAGATAGGAAAAAAAGCACCATTTCGCACCTCATGGCTCCAGGCGTGGCCCGAACAGCGCACTTCCGATCCGCACATGGGTGGCTCCTTCTTCAATGGCCACCTCGAAGTCGCCGCTCATGCCCATCGACAGGTAGCGCAACTGGACGCGCGGATTGTTGCGGCGGTCATAGGTCTCGGCCAGCCGGCGCAGCAGCCGGAACTGGGGTCGCACCGCTTCCGGATCTTCGGCAGGAGCCGCCAGCGTCATGAGTCCCACGATCTCCAGGTGCTCGAAAGGCGCCAGCGCGTCCAGAAAGTCGTGGACGGCGTCGGGTTCGAGTCCGAATTTGGTCGGTTCGCCCGAGACGTTCACCTCCACGAAGCACGGCAGCACGCGATCGGCCATGGCCGCCCGGCGTTCCAGTGTTTCGGCCAGCCGCAGGTTGTCCAGGCTGTGCAGCCAGTCAGCATGAGCCACCACGTCTCTGGCCTTGTTGCGTTGCAGGTGGCCGATCATGTGCCAGGTGACCTCCCCGCCTTCGATGCGTCCGGGCAGCACGGCCGCCTTGGCCACCAGCTCCTGCACCCGGTTTTCGCCGAAATGGCGCAGCCCGGCCTCGTAGGCCGCCTGCACGACCGCGACCGGAAACGTCTTGGTCACGCCGATGAGCGTCACCTCGTCGGGGCTGCGTCCGGCCCGCCGACAGGCGCGTTCGATCCGCTCCTGAATCCAGGCCAGCCGCTCCCGGATGGCAGGCACGTCCAGAACCTGCTGCTCGGCCATAGCTTGTCGGTTTTTGGTGTCTCGAATGTTCAATGCCGGGGAAAAGGTCCCTCCGGCAGAAACCCGAAGGCTTATGCAGGGGTAGGCTATGCGGTTTCTGCTCATGTGACGTAACCTGAAACAGGGATGGCAGAATTCGGGGCTGCTTCGGAGAACGAGCCGATCTGGTGGTACGAAACCGGCACCGACGACATCACGCTGGGCCTTCGCATGCGGCTGCTCCACCGCGAGCGGACGCCCTATCAACTCCTGGAAATCTATGAGCATCCCTTCTTCGGGCGCGTGCTGGTGCTGGACGGCAATCTGCAGACCACGCAGGGCGACGAATTCATCTATCATGAAATGCTCACGCACGTCCCGCTGCTGGGCGCGTTGCCGGCCAGCATGAACGACGCTTCGGTGTTGATCATCGGCGGAGGCGACGGCGGCACGCTGCGCGAAGTGCTGCGTCACGACTGGGTCCGACGCGTCGTCATGGTGGAAATCGACCAGGTGGTCATCGAGCGTTGCAGGGAATTCCTGGGCTTCAACGGCAACTACGACGATCCGCGGGTTACGCTGATCATCGGCGACGCGGCGCAGTACGTGGCCGAGGAAGCCGCACGCCAGCGGCCGTTCGATGCCATTCTGGTGGACTCCACCGACCCGGTCGGCCCGGGCGAGGTGCTTTTCACGCCGGAATTCATCCGCAACGCTTGGGCCTGTCTGAAGCCGGGCGGTGTGTTTGCCCGCCACCTGTGCATGCCGCTATTCGACGGCCCGATCGTGCGGGACGGCGTGGCCCGCCTGCGGCAGGTGTTTCCTCGCGTCGAAGTCTATCAGGCCACGATCTTCACCTACGTGGGCGCGCAGATGGCGTTCGTGGCCTGCACCAAAGACGGCCGGTCCGTACGCGAGCCCCAGCGCCTGCTGACGGGGCGTTACTACAATCCCGACGTGCACCGGGCCGCCTTCGCCCTGCCGACCTGGTGGGTGACCGAACTGATCGATGCCCCGGCGGCCGAAGCCGGACTGTGACCGACGATCTGGTGTAAAAACAGAAAGGCCGGGCCTGCCAGCCCGGCCTTTTTTATCGCGCCAGTGGACGATCTACTTACAGGTTTTTGATTTCGTTAATCAACTTCACCAGCGACTCCTTGGCATCGCCAAAGAGCATGCGCGTGTTGGGCAGGTAGAACAGTTCGTTCTCGATGCCCGAGTAGCCCGGCCGCAGGCTGCGCTTGAGCACGAGCACGGTCTTGGCCTGATCGACGTTCAGGATCGGCATGCCGTAGATCGGGCTGTTTCTGTCGTAGCGGGCGGCCGGGTTCACCACGTCGTTGGCACCGATGACCAGCGCCACGTCGGCCGTGGCGAACTCGTCGTTGATTTCGTCCATTTCGTAGAGCTGGTCGTAGGGCACGTTGGCCTCGGCCAGCAGCACGTTCATGTGTCCGGGCATGCGACCGGCGACGGGGTGAATGGCATACTTGACCTCCACGCCCCGTTCCTGCAGCAGGTCGGCCAGCTCGCGCACCTGGTGCTGCGCCTGCGCCACGGCCATCCCGTAGCCGGGTACGATGATCACCTTGTTGGCATAGGCCAGCAGGATGGCGGCATCTTCGAGGGTTGCTTCGTGGACGGTCTTGCCTTCGGCCGATGCCACTGCGGCACCGTCCCCGGCCTCGCCGCCGAAGCCGCCCAGCAGCACATTCAGCAGCGAACGGTTCATGGCCTCGCACATGATCCGGGTCAGGATCAACCCGGAAGCGCCCA contains these protein-coding regions:
- a CDS encoding Uma2 family endonuclease, giving the protein MEAVQTYRWTREAFEKLAEVGLVDPDARLELIDGEILQKMSPQSSRHAAAIRRIEETLRRFFPLDRYDVRVQLPLALGPYSEPEPDVAVVEGTIDDYVEAHPSTAVLVVEVADASLQFDRTRKAALYARAGIPDYWIVNLLDGVLEVYRRPENDTYQQRMVLAPHEQIAPLAQPGASLEVARLFPESRA
- the nuoF gene encoding NADH-quinone oxidoreductase subunit NuoF encodes the protein MATNGAQSKAGDWRNHKRVLLPPIRDLHRLEVYEAHGGYQTLREVLTSDRWDPKSVIEEVKKSKLRGRGGAGFPTGLKWSFMPPVDDRPRFLCCNGDESEPGTFKDRQLMEFNPHQIFEGILIACYAMSVRTCYLYVRGEFARWIEHMERELEKLYAKGYVGKNIMGTDFSADIVIHKGAGAYICGEESSLMESVEGKRAYPRIKPPFPAQRGLWGYPTTINNVETLANVPLILRNGGEWFASIGAPNHPGPVLYGISGHVNRPGVYEYPTGMLITDLIYEVAGGIRGGKKLKAVIPGGSSTPPLRADMIDGVTMDAESLREAGSMMGTAGLLVLDEDTDMVSWLRRVAHFYAHESCGQCTPCREGTGWLENILTRIDEGEGRLRDLDLLLDLCDQMEGRTVCALADAAAWPVRYTILRFREEFEARCKPSLVPTGIDLTPTS
- a CDS encoding molybdopterin-dependent oxidoreductase, which codes for MPRITIDGTVYEFEGRPKLLQFFLDHGIELPHFCYHPALSIPANCRQCLVEVGMPVIDRETGKPKLDENGQPVIQFMPKLQTSCSLDMADGMVVKTHRTSEKVARAQRDTLEFLLINHPLDCPICDQAGKCPLQIQAYKYGPEGSRFEFLKVHKPKRVKLGPRVMLDAERCINCTRCVRFTDEISKSHQLTIIERGVRNYPITPPGVEFDDPYSMNVIDLCPVGALTSIDARFKARPWEMSATPSITITNAKGSNCYYWVRDNLIVEITARANAAVNGYWLPDEDRLDYHRFNENRPDGPEVRRDGRLVRVSWEEAYDRAAELLAGIDGRRILFLGSAYATVEDNYLLKRLAEALGADTPVYIPHIEPGHGDGWLRTDDRTPNAQGCQRLGILPVDEALVRSRLESGDIQAVYVLEDDPVGSGLFTAEALADIPVILHYYNTTNQTLAVADVALPAATVVETVGTYVNCDGHAQRVRPAKAIRTVNRVLMQEIGKSRLDQHGTPYDRWYNEKHQVDCKPSWEILPEVAERLGHPLRYKGPKYIMQEIAETIPAFAGATYEAMGLEGVRLAEIGAEV
- the aceB gene encoding malate synthase A; amino-acid sequence: MQGIEIRGARLPEAEQVLTPEALDFVAGLHREFNAVRKGLLARRAEIWARLLEGERPDFLPHTRHIREGDWKVAPCPDDLQDRRVEITGPVDRKMMINALNSGARVFMADFEDALSPTWENVVRGQKNLIDAVRRTLEYTSPEGKEYRLGEKLATLLVRPRGWHLEERHVWIDGEPVSASLFDFGLYFFHNARELLERGSGPYFYLPKLESHLEARLWNEVFNFAQDYLGIPRGTIRATVLIETILAALEMEEILYELRDHAAGLNAGRWDYIFSCIKKFHATAPIFPDRAQVTMTVPFMYAYTELLVKTCHRRGAHAIGGMAAFIPSRRDPAVNERALAEVRKDKEREAGQGFDGTWVAHPDLVPVAEEVFDRYLGDRPHQKDRLREDVQVTADDLLDFRVPGGRITEGGLRNNVSVALQYLNQWFSGNGAAAIFNLMEDAATAEIARAQLWQWVHREARLDDGRPITPELYAQVREEELAKLGGRDTAHYREAAEVLDYLVLSDSFIEFLTFPAYERLLQLEMVPG
- a CDS encoding IclR family transcriptional regulator, coding for MATRKPGRARIGEPTGVRALERGLRLLEELGSGEALSLSELARRAELTPSTTYRLLETLRRRHFVDWDELSGLWRIGLRAYQIGQAFCHPNSLSSLALEAMQRLVARINETVNLAVLDGAEAVYIQQVESRQMLRMFTQLGARVPLHCTGVGKVLLAWRSEEEVRQLLGPEPLVAFTPHTLTRVDAVLQELERVRRLGYAVDREEREIGVRCLAAPVRDATGRVVAALSLSAPAVRLPERRLAELAPVVLETTRDLSLRLGWQPETAPLPVDQSSPT
- a CDS encoding purine-nucleoside phosphorylase; translated protein: MQESLFDVETYRRQVEEAAAYIRERTQLRPRLGIILGTGLGELAREIEAETTLSYDNIPHFPLSTVESHHGRLIVGHLSGVPVYALQGRFHLYEGYTPRQVTFPVRVLATLGIDTLFISNAAGGMNPLFRRGDLMLITDHINLQGQNPLVGPNVDEWGPRFPDMSEPYDPELRRLAEEKALELGIKLQQGVYVAVLGPNLETKAEYRFLRLIGADAVGMSTVPEVIVARHMNLRVMAISVITDECFPDALEPLSLEAVLAAAAEAEPCLTRLMKAVVEAVGQQAAAPST
- a CDS encoding DivIVA domain-containing protein, with the translated sequence MKLTPLDIRKQEFTRAFRGYEVEEVQAFLQTVSEQWQQVLDEQRRQAERIRELEEKLEHYRRIEEALQQALETARENARQTIEQAERKARLILEEARTRADEIRWQAEQERRQLQQRIAELVERRDELIARLRAFLRAEMEVLAKFEERARTAASEAAAVSEAAPASAPAEGQAEAPVEPEPSAAPEMPAMAPEEAMPQEAALDMESEPEPEEPPMVPRFATFQPEPEAMEPEPTAPDPAPPPEPPAPPEPPPERKGWTVRSIVGTPPASRTPDESPENPPEQSEQANEEFEKIRRILRDLD
- a CDS encoding YggS family pyridoxal phosphate-dependent enzyme, whose translation is MAEQQVLDVPAIRERLAWIQERIERACRRAGRSPDEVTLIGVTKTFPVAVVQAAYEAGLRHFGENRVQELVAKAAVLPGRIEGGEVTWHMIGHLQRNKARDVVAHADWLHSLDNLRLAETLERRAAMADRVLPCFVEVNVSGEPTKFGLEPDAVHDFLDALAPFEHLEIVGLMTLAAPAEDPEAVRPQFRLLRRLAETYDRRNNPRVQLRYLSMGMSGDFEVAIEEGATHVRIGSALFGPRLEP
- the speE gene encoding polyamine aminopropyltransferase; amino-acid sequence: MAEFGAASENEPIWWYETGTDDITLGLRMRLLHRERTPYQLLEIYEHPFFGRVLVLDGNLQTTQGDEFIYHEMLTHVPLLGALPASMNDASVLIIGGGDGGTLREVLRHDWVRRVVMVEIDQVVIERCREFLGFNGNYDDPRVTLIIGDAAQYVAEEAARQRPFDAILVDSTDPVGPGEVLFTPEFIRNAWACLKPGGVFARHLCMPLFDGPIVRDGVARLRQVFPRVEVYQATIFTYVGAQMAFVACTKDGRSVREPQRLLTGRYYNPDVHRAAFALPTWWVTELIDAPAAEAGL